Part of the Halobaculum halobium genome, CTTCAGGTCCGACTGCGCACGCGCCATACAGGTGAGGGCGTAGTCCTCTGCCTCTTCCTCGGTGAGCGCACGGGCGACGGCGGCCTGCTGAGCCACCTCGCCGTCCACGATCTCGGCGGTGCACGCCAGGCACATCCCGACGCGACAGGAGTACTCCTGTGCGATGCCCTCCTCGATGCAGGCGTTCAGGAT contains:
- a CDS encoding 2Fe-2S iron-sulfur cluster-binding protein, with amino-acid sequence MAEYTVEFVGTGESIEVSDKQTILNACIEEGIAQEYSCRVGMCLACTAEIVDGEVAQQAAVARALTEEEAEDYALTCMARAQSDLKLDRGKYPPSIEEDAASAAGAAADDD